One segment of Bacteroides caecimuris DNA contains the following:
- a CDS encoding Fur family transcriptional regulator, giving the protein METQNVKDTVRQIFTEYLTANGHRKTPERYAILDTIYSIDGHFDIDMLYSRMMDQENFRVSRATLYNTIILLINARLVIKHQFGTSSQYEKSYNRETHHHQICTQCGKVTEFQNEELQQAIENTKLSRFQLSHYSLYIYGVCSKCDRANKRKKVNNNNKKEK; this is encoded by the coding sequence ATGGAAACTCAAAACGTGAAAGATACAGTAAGGCAGATATTCACGGAATATCTCACAGCGAACGGGCATCGAAAGACTCCTGAACGCTATGCCATACTCGATACAATCTATTCTATCGATGGTCATTTCGATATAGACATGCTTTATTCACGGATGATGGACCAAGAGAATTTCCGGGTGAGCCGGGCGACCCTTTACAACACCATTATCCTTCTTATCAATGCACGGCTGGTCATTAAGCATCAGTTTGGTACTTCCTCCCAATACGAGAAATCATATAATCGAGAGACACATCATCATCAGATATGTACTCAATGTGGTAAAGTGACCGAGTTTCAGAACGAGGAACTGCAGCAAGCCATTGAAAATACGAAATTGAGCCGCTTCCAGCTTTCGCATTACTCTTTATATATATATGGAGTATGTAGTAAGTGCGACAGAGCTAACAAACGGAAAAAAGTAAATAACAACAATAAAAAAGAAAAATGA
- a CDS encoding DNA alkylation repair protein, which yields MDIKEQLKDIKTQLRLSMNGAVSQSMREKGLVYKLNFGVELPRIKMIAEGYEKNHDLAQALWKEEIRECKILAGMLQPIETFYPEIADIWVENIRNIEIAELTCMNLFQHLPYAPAKSFHWIADEQEYVQTCGFLTAARLLMKKGDMTERASGELLDQAICAVHSDSYHIRNAALLVIRKYMQHSEEHAFQVCRLVEGMADSTLEGEQMLYNMVKEELAVD from the coding sequence ATGGATATTAAAGAACAATTGAAAGATATCAAGACACAGCTCCGTCTCTCTATGAACGGGGCTGTGTCCCAAAGTATGCGCGAGAAAGGGCTGGTTTATAAACTCAATTTCGGAGTGGAACTGCCTCGTATCAAGATGATTGCCGAAGGTTACGAAAAGAATCATGACCTGGCGCAGGCTTTATGGAAAGAGGAAATTCGCGAGTGTAAGATTCTGGCGGGAATGCTTCAGCCGATCGAAACGTTTTATCCCGAGATAGCCGATATTTGGGTGGAAAACATCCGGAATATCGAAATAGCAGAACTGACTTGTATGAATCTCTTCCAACATTTACCGTATGCTCCGGCCAAATCTTTTCACTGGATTGCCGACGAACAGGAGTATGTGCAGACTTGTGGTTTCCTGACTGCCGCCCGTCTTCTGATGAAGAAAGGGGATATGACTGAACGTGCCTCCGGCGAATTGCTCGACCAGGCGATTTGTGCGGTACATTCCGACAGCTATCATATTCGTAATGCTGCTTTGCTGGTTATCCGCAAATATATGCAGCATAGTGAGGAACATGCTTTTCAAGTATGCCGCTTGGTGGAAGGTATGGCTGATTCTACCTTGGAAGGAGAGCAAATGCTCTACAATATGGTGAAAGAGGAGCTTGCTGTAGACTAA